From a single Anaerolineaceae bacterium oral taxon 439 genomic region:
- a CDS encoding tRNA (adenosine(37)-N6)-threonylcarbamoyltransferase complex transferase subunit TsaD, translating to MNRPSVRILAIESSCDETAAAVVVDGRRILSNVVASQIELHQQFGGVFPELASRQHVVVISAVIKEAMQKAHLNYNELDAVAVTRGPGLAGSLVVGINAAKGLSLATGKPLIGVNHLEGHIYSAWLLNEGENTSAEPEFPLIVLLVSGGHSEIVFVRDHLRYERLGGTLDDAAGEAFDKSARLIGLPYPGGPSIQAAAKGGNPAAFRFPRAKLDNPFDFSFSGLKTSVLRTVQGLSAATEEGKEAKLPVADLAASFQRTIADTLFRKTIEAAKIKRAKAIVVAGGVSANAEVRALFESQRDFPVFIPKLKYCTDNAAMIGAAGYQRYQKKLFEAEDFDVLPTWPLSRVSIA from the coding sequence ATGAACAGGCCTTCAGTCCGTATTTTAGCGATCGAATCCTCCTGCGACGAAACGGCGGCGGCGGTCGTCGTGGACGGACGGCGGATTTTATCAAACGTCGTCGCGTCGCAAATCGAGCTTCATCAGCAATTCGGCGGCGTTTTCCCGGAGCTTGCCTCGCGTCAGCATGTCGTCGTCATATCGGCCGTGATTAAAGAAGCGATGCAGAAGGCGCACCTGAATTATAACGAGCTGGACGCGGTCGCGGTAACCCGCGGTCCCGGGCTCGCCGGTTCGCTTGTCGTAGGGATCAACGCGGCGAAGGGGCTGTCGCTCGCGACCGGGAAGCCGTTAATTGGCGTTAATCATCTTGAGGGCCATATCTATTCGGCATGGCTCCTCAACGAGGGAGAAAACACGTCCGCGGAGCCGGAGTTCCCCTTGATCGTTCTTCTCGTTTCCGGGGGGCATTCCGAGATCGTTTTTGTCCGCGATCACCTGCGATACGAGCGGCTGGGGGGGACGTTGGACGACGCCGCCGGCGAGGCGTTCGATAAGTCGGCGCGGCTGATCGGACTTCCGTACCCGGGCGGCCCGTCGATTCAGGCGGCGGCGAAAGGCGGAAATCCGGCGGCGTTCCGCTTCCCCAGGGCGAAGCTCGATAACCCGTTCGATTTTTCGTTCAGCGGTCTGAAAACGTCCGTGCTGCGAACGGTTCAGGGCCTGTCGGCGGCGACGGAAGAAGGAAAGGAAGCGAAGCTCCCGGTCGCCGACCTGGCGGCCAGCTTCCAGCGTACGATCGCCGATACACTTTTCAGGAAAACGATTGAGGCGGCGAAAATAAAACGGGCGAAAGCGATTGTCGTCGCCGGCGGCGTCTCGGCGAACGCCGAAGTCCGCGCGCTCTTCGAGAGCCAGCGCGATTTCCCGGTTTTTATCCCGAAATTGAAGTATTGCACGGATAACGCGGCGATGATTGGCGCGGCTGGTTACCAGCGTTATCAGAAGAAGCTTTTTGAGGCTGAGGATTTCGACGTGCTGCCGACGTGGCCGCTGTCGCGGGTTTCGATCGCGTAA
- a CDS encoding pantothenate kinase, with the protein MLLGIDIGNTNLTIGLFEGAEIIMRWRIATHRDMMPDEYGMQFRFLLEHNGIQPLSIEGICIASVVPIVTGRVVDACGYYLDRPIVLVDYKGSLGYEILIDNPRELGQDRIIDAMAVRHQYGYPACLVDFGTATTFNLLNRDGNYIGGAIAPGINTSAAALTQKTAQLPTVAIARPPSVVGTNTIDSIQSGLYYGYISMVEGMAARYRREISPDMKIIATGGLSKVLAKDTDVFHDVNPWLTLTGLRLYWERNK; encoded by the coding sequence ATGCTGTTAGGAATTGATATCGGAAATACGAATCTGACGATCGGGCTCTTCGAGGGCGCCGAAATTATCATGCGCTGGCGGATCGCGACCCATCGCGACATGATGCCGGATGAATACGGAATGCAGTTCCGCTTCCTTCTCGAGCATAACGGGATCCAGCCGCTCTCCATCGAAGGAATCTGCATCGCGTCCGTCGTCCCGATCGTCACCGGGCGCGTCGTCGACGCCTGCGGCTACTATCTGGATCGTCCGATCGTCCTGGTTGATTATAAAGGCAGCCTGGGGTATGAAATCCTGATCGATAACCCGCGCGAACTGGGGCAGGACCGGATTATCGACGCGATGGCCGTCAGGCACCAGTACGGTTATCCGGCCTGCCTCGTCGATTTCGGGACGGCGACGACGTTCAACCTGCTGAACCGCGACGGGAACTATATCGGCGGGGCGATCGCCCCCGGGATCAACACGTCGGCCGCGGCGCTGACGCAAAAAACCGCCCAGCTCCCGACCGTCGCGATCGCCCGTCCGCCCTCCGTCGTCGGAACCAACACGATCGATTCAATCCAATCCGGTCTGTATTACGGATATATCAGCATGGTTGAGGGAATGGCCGCGCGCTACCGCCGGGAAATCTCGCCGGACATGAAAATTATCGCGACCGGCGGACTGTCGAAAGTTTTAGCGAAAGATACCGACGTTTTTCATGACGTCAACCCATGGCTGACCCTGACCGGACTTCGATTATATTGGGAAAGAAATAAATGA
- a CDS encoding phosphopantothenoylcysteine decarboxylase — translation MNPVYRKRIILGVTGSIAAYKAVEIASTLTKMGALVDVILSAGGEKFVTPLTFRSVTGRAACTNESLWTSEDHVPHITLGHTADCVVVAPASANAMADIALGRGDTLLPLTILASDCPLLIAPAMDGHMYQNPATQANIETIRRRGGIFIGPEYGRFASGMTGLGRFSEPEKVVGAIRYQLSRPNDLRGKKIVITAGGTREALDPVRFLTNRSSGKQGFALAQAALDRGADVTLITTVEALPEPYGAAIQKVDSAKEMLAAVLENLPGADALVMCAAVADFRPRAVAAQKIKKTGESLTVELEATQDVLLEVAKTRCRYPGLKIVAGFAAESEDLLVNAEKKMKRKRLDLIVANDISAKDRGMGADDNAATILFASGTRKEIPLMKKDALAAEVIEAIAEKLR, via the coding sequence ATGAACCCTGTCTACAGAAAACGAATTATTCTCGGCGTGACCGGCTCGATCGCGGCGTACAAAGCCGTTGAAATCGCCTCGACGCTGACGAAGATGGGCGCGCTCGTCGACGTTATTTTATCCGCGGGCGGCGAAAAATTCGTCACGCCGCTGACGTTCCGGTCCGTAACCGGACGCGCTGCCTGCACGAATGAAAGCCTCTGGACGAGCGAAGACCATGTCCCGCATATCACGTTGGGACATACCGCCGACTGCGTCGTCGTCGCCCCCGCTTCGGCGAACGCCATGGCGGATATTGCGCTCGGGAGGGGCGATACGCTGCTGCCGCTGACGATTCTCGCGTCGGACTGCCCGCTGCTGATCGCGCCGGCGATGGATGGCCATATGTACCAGAACCCGGCGACACAGGCGAATATCGAAACGATCCGGCGACGCGGCGGAATCTTTATCGGCCCTGAATACGGGCGCTTCGCTTCCGGGATGACCGGACTCGGACGATTCTCTGAGCCGGAAAAAGTCGTCGGGGCGATCCGCTACCAGCTCTCGCGTCCCAACGATCTTCGTGGGAAGAAAATCGTTATCACGGCCGGGGGGACGCGCGAAGCGCTCGATCCGGTCCGCTTCCTGACGAACCGATCGAGCGGGAAACAGGGCTTCGCGCTGGCTCAGGCCGCGCTCGACCGCGGCGCGGACGTCACGCTGATTACGACAGTCGAAGCCCTTCCCGAACCCTACGGCGCAGCGATTCAGAAAGTCGACTCCGCGAAGGAAATGCTCGCCGCGGTTCTCGAAAATCTTCCCGGAGCGGATGCGTTGGTCATGTGCGCAGCGGTCGCGGATTTCCGACCCAGGGCCGTTGCCGCTCAAAAGATTAAAAAAACCGGGGAAAGCCTGACGGTCGAGCTGGAAGCGACGCAGGACGTTCTCCTCGAAGTCGCGAAAACCCGCTGCCGATATCCCGGGCTGAAAATCGTCGCAGGCTTCGCCGCTGAGTCTGAGGATCTCCTCGTGAACGCGGAAAAGAAAATGAAACGGAAGCGTCTCGACCTGATCGTCGCCAACGATATTTCTGCGAAGGACCGCGGAATGGGAGCCGACGACAACGCCGCGACGATTCTTTTCGCCAGCGGAACGCGAAAAGAAATCCCGCTGATGAAAAAAGACGCGCTCGCCGCCGAAGTGATTGAAGCGATCGCCGAAAAGCTTCGGTAA
- a CDS encoding DNA-deoxyinosine glycosylase: protein MTQRKYPEPDPAPGAQFLTHPFEPFHDTESTRLILGTFPSPKSREFGFYYGHPRNRFWTVLSAVFGLPLPGTIEEKKALCRSAGIALWDVVGACRIVGASDQSISATQVNPIETLIQGSKIQTVFTTGTKAYALYTKYCEMRTGFPATRLPSPSPANCAIPLETLIERYRALLLGSEPSRARPRFSAGFGRKPGN, encoded by the coding sequence ATGACGCAGCGGAAATATCCGGAACCTGACCCGGCCCCCGGAGCTCAGTTCCTGACGCATCCGTTCGAACCGTTCCACGACACGGAATCGACGCGCCTGATCCTCGGGACGTTCCCGTCGCCGAAATCGCGCGAATTCGGCTTCTACTACGGCCATCCGCGCAATCGCTTCTGGACAGTCCTTTCCGCCGTCTTCGGGCTGCCGCTCCCGGGAACGATCGAAGAAAAAAAGGCCCTCTGCCGAAGCGCGGGAATCGCGCTTTGGGACGTCGTCGGGGCCTGCCGGATCGTCGGCGCGTCGGATCAATCGATCTCCGCGACCCAGGTCAATCCAATCGAGACGCTGATTCAGGGGTCAAAGATCCAAACGGTATTTACGACCGGGACGAAAGCGTACGCTCTCTATACGAAATACTGCGAAATGCGAACGGGGTTCCCGGCGACACGGCTCCCATCGCCCAGCCCGGCGAACTGCGCGATACCGCTGGAGACGCTGATCGAGCGATATCGCGCGCTTCTCCTGGGCTCCGAACCGAGCCGGGCGCGTCCCCGCTTCAGCGCCGGTTTCGGCCGAAAGCCGGGAAATTGA
- a CDS encoding cytidylate kinase: protein MTKRPSQIAIDGPASSGKTSVGKRLAQRLGYLFFDTGLVYRAAAVAALNGGETLPESDEIVRRVRAMTFELRNDPSGSETRIFLNQRDCSDLLHLPVIDANVSTVAALPDVRALLTGQQRQIGRRGSAVLVGRDIGTVVLPDAELKIFLLASTEVRARRRQAENIANGIDTTYESVLKNIQQRDENDSKRAVAPLIAASDAIQIDTDDLDLEGVVDEILKWVG, encoded by the coding sequence ATGACGAAACGCCCCTCTCAAATCGCTATCGACGGTCCCGCTTCTTCAGGAAAAACCTCGGTCGGGAAACGCCTTGCTCAACGCCTCGGCTATCTGTTCTTTGATACAGGGCTCGTTTACCGCGCCGCAGCCGTCGCCGCGCTCAACGGCGGAGAAACGCTTCCCGAAAGCGACGAAATCGTCCGCCGCGTTCGCGCCATGACGTTCGAGCTGCGAAACGACCCAAGCGGCAGCGAAACGCGGATCTTCCTGAACCAGCGCGACTGCAGCGATCTCCTGCATCTTCCGGTCATCGACGCCAACGTTTCGACCGTAGCCGCGCTTCCCGATGTCCGAGCCCTCCTGACCGGCCAACAGCGCCAGATCGGCCGCCGCGGCAGCGCCGTTCTGGTTGGCCGTGACATCGGAACCGTCGTTCTTCCCGACGCAGAGCTCAAGATATTTCTCCTCGCGTCAACCGAAGTCCGCGCGCGCCGGCGGCAGGCGGAAAATATCGCCAACGGGATCGACACGACTTACGAATCTGTCCTGAAAAATATTCAGCAACGGGACGAAAACGATTCGAAACGCGCCGTCGCGCCGCTCATCGCCGCTTCCGACGCGATCCAAATCGACACGGACGATCTCGATTTGGAAGGAGTCGTCGATGAAATCCTGAAATGGGTCGGCTGA